One genomic window of Comamonas serinivorans includes the following:
- a CDS encoding LysR family transcriptional regulator: MDWNDLRVFLAVARSGTLQTAARQLAVDHTTVSRRIKALEASLGATLFVRAQGGHELTAAGLDLLPRAEAMEKAAHAALQSANRNAAPPERGELAGVVRVGATEGFGAAILAGALARLGQAHPRLTLDLLAVPRALHLSKREADVVISLERPLRGPYVVTKLCDYTLHLYASRRYLAQHGPIATRDDLAGHAYIGYVDDLLYSNELHFLDELYRPESFALRSTSVTAQLQAALAGCGIAILPGFLAREHGELVRILPELANFQRRFWMSMPTENKAVPRVTAVWQYLKREVALRMPEPQAR, encoded by the coding sequence ATGGACTGGAATGATTTGCGCGTGTTTCTTGCCGTGGCGCGCTCGGGCACGCTGCAGACCGCGGCGCGCCAGCTGGCGGTGGACCACACCACGGTGTCGCGCCGCATCAAGGCGCTCGAAGCCAGCCTGGGCGCCACGCTGTTCGTGCGGGCCCAGGGCGGGCACGAGCTGACGGCCGCCGGCCTGGACCTGCTGCCGCGCGCCGAAGCCATGGAAAAAGCCGCCCATGCGGCCCTGCAGTCGGCCAACCGCAACGCCGCCCCGCCCGAGCGCGGCGAACTCGCCGGCGTGGTCCGCGTCGGCGCGACCGAGGGCTTTGGCGCCGCCATCCTGGCCGGTGCGCTGGCCCGCCTGGGCCAGGCCCACCCGCGCCTCACCCTCGACCTGCTGGCCGTGCCGCGCGCCCTGCACCTGTCCAAGCGCGAGGCCGACGTCGTCATCTCGCTGGAGCGGCCCTTACGCGGCCCCTATGTGGTGACCAAGCTGTGCGACTACACGCTGCACCTGTACGCCAGCCGCCGCTACCTGGCGCAGCACGGGCCCATCGCCACGCGCGACGACCTGGCCGGCCACGCCTACATCGGCTATGTGGACGACCTGCTCTACTCCAACGAGCTGCACTTCCTCGACGAGCTTTACCGCCCCGAGTCGTTTGCGCTGCGCAGCACCAGCGTGACGGCGCAGCTGCAGGCCGCGCTGGCCGGTTGCGGCATCGCCATCCTGCCGGGCTTCCTCGCGCGCGAACACGGCGAGCTGGTGCGCATCCTGCCCGAGCTGGCCAACTTCCAGCGCCGCTTCTGGATGTCCATGCCGACCGAGAACAAGGCCGTGCCACGCGTCACGGCCGTGTGGCAATACCTCAAGCGCGAAGTCGCCTTGCGCATGCCCGAGCCGCAGGCCCGCTGA
- a CDS encoding proteasome-type protease, with the protein MTYCVAIKCNAGLVFLSDSRTNAGVDQISTFRKMIVYEQPGDRFMVLLSAGNLSISQSVRELFQLEKLTDDVTGETLTMWDCDSMFDAARILGATIRHVHRRDAEALQAAGVDFNVSLLFGGQIKGEAPRLFQFYSPGNFIEATGETPFFQIGESKYGKPVLDRVITPEVSLNEAAKCALVSMDSTVKSNLSVSLPLDLVVYETNQLQSDKIVAIDQDNPYYRMLHHGWGQHLREIFDRVDDPVWNGEATATPLRVANSQVKPLRKLSSPEDRLI; encoded by the coding sequence ATGACTTACTGCGTCGCCATCAAATGCAATGCCGGACTGGTGTTCCTGTCCGACTCGCGCACCAACGCCGGTGTGGACCAGATCTCCACCTTCCGCAAGATGATCGTGTACGAGCAGCCGGGCGACCGCTTCATGGTGCTGCTGTCGGCCGGCAACCTCTCCATCTCGCAGTCGGTGCGCGAGCTGTTCCAGCTCGAAAAGCTCACCGACGACGTGACCGGCGAGACCCTGACGATGTGGGACTGCGACAGCATGTTCGACGCCGCGCGCATCCTGGGCGCCACCATCCGCCACGTGCATCGGCGCGATGCCGAAGCGCTGCAGGCTGCGGGCGTGGACTTCAACGTCTCGCTGCTGTTCGGCGGCCAGATCAAGGGCGAGGCCCCGCGCCTGTTCCAGTTCTATTCGCCGGGCAACTTCATCGAGGCCACGGGCGAGACGCCGTTTTTCCAGATCGGCGAGTCCAAGTACGGCAAGCCGGTGCTGGACCGCGTCATCACGCCCGAGGTCTCGCTGAACGAAGCGGCCAAGTGCGCACTGGTGTCCATGGATTCGACCGTGAAGTCCAACCTGTCGGTCAGCCTGCCGCTGGACCTGGTGGTCTACGAAACCAACCAGCTGCAGTCGGACAAGATCGTGGCCATCGACCAGGACAACCCGTACTACCGCATGCTGCATCACGGCTGGGGCCAGCACCTGCGCGAGATCTTCGACCGCGTGGACGACCCGGTGTGGAATGGCGAGGCCACGGCCACGCCGCTGCGCGTGGCCAATTCGCAGGTCAAGCCGCTGCGCAAGCTGTCGTCGCCCGAAGACCGCTTGATCTGA
- a CDS encoding alpha/beta hydrolase, with protein sequence MPSLDQPASPRPRPLVFAHANSFPAGTYRRLLSAFEAQGYTVFAIDKFGHDEQYPVTDQWPHLVAQLQALVHQVHAQTGQKPYLVGHSLGGILSLMCAARHPEQVRGVVLLDSPVVTGWRAGALRMVKRSPLLRRRFMPSAVSQRRRTAWASRDEASTHFAAKRLFARWHPEVLRDYVEAGLAEAHDEGGVTLSFDRGVETRIYDTLPHGLGRLLRLHPPRCPVAFVGGTRSRELRQAGLSGIRRLPDVRLRMVEGTHLFPMEKPTETVAVVSELLGAMHGG encoded by the coding sequence ATGCCTTCGCTCGATCAGCCCGCGTCCCCGCGCCCGCGGCCCTTGGTCTTTGCGCATGCCAACAGCTTTCCGGCCGGCACCTACCGACGTTTGCTCAGCGCGTTCGAGGCGCAGGGCTACACCGTCTTTGCCATCGACAAGTTCGGCCACGACGAGCAGTACCCCGTCACCGACCAATGGCCTCACCTGGTCGCGCAGCTGCAGGCCCTGGTGCACCAGGTGCACGCGCAAACCGGCCAGAAGCCCTACCTGGTGGGCCACTCGCTGGGCGGCATCCTGAGCCTGATGTGCGCCGCCCGCCACCCCGAGCAGGTGCGGGGCGTGGTGCTGCTGGACTCGCCCGTGGTGACCGGCTGGCGGGCCGGTGCCCTGCGCATGGTCAAGCGCAGCCCGCTGCTGCGCCGCCGCTTCATGCCCAGCGCCGTCAGCCAGCGGCGGCGCACCGCCTGGGCCAGCCGCGACGAAGCCAGCACGCATTTCGCGGCCAAGCGCCTGTTTGCACGGTGGCACCCCGAGGTGCTGCGCGACTACGTGGAGGCCGGCCTGGCCGAGGCGCACGATGAGGGCGGCGTCACGCTGAGCTTTGACCGCGGCGTGGAAACGCGCATCTACGACACCCTGCCGCACGGCCTGGGCCGGCTGCTGCGCCTGCACCCACCGCGCTGCCCCGTGGCCTTTGTGGGCGGCACGCGCTCGCGCGAGCTGCGCCAGGCGGGGCTGTCGGGCATCCGCCGCCTGCCCGACGTGCGCTTGCGCATGGTCGAGGGCACGCACCTGTTTCCCATGGAAAAGCCGACCGAAACGGTGGCCGTGGTCTCCGAGCTGCTGGGCGCGATGCACGGCGGCTGA